A segment of the Bradyrhizobium sp. CCBAU 53340 genome:
CTTCATGGCGCCCGTGACCAGCGCAAAGGAGCCGTCCGGCGCGATCGCCACGCTCGGCGGCGGACCGACGACGCTCGCAGGAGCCGGTACTTCGCCGAGCAGCTTGAGCGCGCCGTCGGTGAAATCGATAACGCTGACCGTGTCGGGCAGGGGCTGCTTGCGCACCACGGCACTGCCGTTCTCCAGCGCCATCTTGCCGTCATTGGCGGTGACAACGATTTCGGCATGGACGGCAAAATTTGCCAGGCCGGCCATCGAGCCCGCAACGATTGTCGATGCAGCGCGGTACAGACGCGTGCGATGAACAGCTCTCATGTTTTTCCCCCGCAAGGCTTGTTTTTGCTCGACAAAACTAAATGCGACCTGCGTGACTTTGCAACAATTCCGGAACCGCGATTTTTTATTGCGTGCATGGAATAATCGCTGATGGCGGGATGCCTGTAAGATTTTTTGTCCCAACGACCGTGCAAAGTGTCTCTCGCGTCAAACTGACACAGCTCTGTCACCCGTGATCGCTACGGTTATGGGGTCAATCCTTCGGGGCAAAAAAAATGAAATCCAGATTTTTGACGACGGCTGCGATCTTCGCGGCCGCGACGACGCTTGCGTGCAGCATTCCGGTGTTCGCGGACGACTTCGACCGGGATCACGATAGCGATCATCGCCATCCGCATCACATCCATACCGAAACGCCGATCAAGCATCTCGTGATCATCTTCAACGAGAACCGCTCGTTCGACCATTATTTCGCGACCTATCCGAACGCTGCCAATCCCTCGGGCTCGATTCCCTTCGCGCCGAAGCCGCATACACCGAAGGTCAACAATCTCGCCAACGCCAATCTGCTGGTGAACAATCCGAACAACAATCCGGCGAATGGCACCGGCGCAACCGATCCGTTCCGTCTTGATCGTACCCAGGCCAATACGCGCTCGCAGAACCACGCCTATACGCCCGAGCAGGAGGCCGTCGACAACGGCAAGGAAGACCTGTTCCCGAAATTCACCGGCCGCGGCACTGCCGGCGGCGCCGGCGCGTTCGGCACCAACGGTCAGGTGATGGGCTATTTCGACGGCAACACGACCACCGCCTTGTGGAATTACGCCCAGCACTTCGCCATGAGCGACAATGCCTGGACCGACACGTTCGGCCCGTCGACCCCGGGCGCGCTCGAAGTGGTTGCGGGTCAGACCAACGGCGCGGTGAACATCGTCGGTACGTCGACGCAGACCGTTCCCGATGGCCAGGGCGGCCTGACACTGATCGGGGACACCGATCCGGGCATCGATGCCTGCTCGAGCACGACCAGCACCGTATTGATGAACGGCAAGAATATCGGCGACCTGCTGAACGACGAGCACATCAGCTGGGGCAGCTTTATGGGCGGCTTCGACCTGACGCTCAAGAACGCCAACGGAACGACCGGATGCGCACGTAGCACCTTCTCGACCGTGATCGGCGCCGCCACCGCGGATTACATCCCGCATCACGCTTGGTTCCAGTACTACAAGTCGACCGCCAACCCGACCCATGCGCGGCCGAGTTCGGTGCGCGCGATCGGCCATACGCATGACTTCAATGGCAAGGTCGACCCGGCCAACCACAATTATGATCTCGAAGACTTTTACGCTGCGGTGAAAGCCGGCAACTTCCCGGCCGTCTCCTACATCAAGACGCCGGCCTATCAGGACGGTCATGCCGGCTATTCGGACCCGCTCGACGAGCAGGTCGGCACTGTCGAGCTGGTCAACTTCCTGCAGAAGCAGCCGGAATGGCGTGAGACCGCCGTCATCATCACCTATGACGACTCCGACGGCTGGTACGATCACCAGTACGTCGCGCCGAAGACCGCGTCCTACGATCCGACTGCCGATCAGGTCAACGGTCCGGGCCTGTGCGGCCTCGGTCCGCAGACGCAGCCGGCACCGAACGGCCTTGGCGGCAAGCCGGTGAACGGCCGCTGCGGTCCTGGCACCCGCATCCCCTTCATCGTGGTCTCGCCCTACGCCAAGACCAACCACGTGAGCCGCACTTACATCTCGCAGGCTTCCGTCGTGCGGTTCGTCGAGGACAACTGGCTGCATGGCAAGCGGCTGGGTGCCGGTTCGTTCGATGCGACCTCGGGGTCGATCATGGACCTGTTCGATTTCGAGCATGACCACAGCCATGACCTCCGCATCGATGCGCTGTTCCTCGATCCGACAACGGGCACGGTGATGGTCAGCCCGCCGGACGAGCACCATCACCACTAGTCCGACGGAACGTCAGAATGAACAGCCGCATTTTGTGGCTCCTCGGCGCCGGCCTGCTCGCTCTGGCCGGCGCCGTCTTTGCGGCGGACGCGCAAGGATTTGCAGATGCCAACGCTGGCGCGAATCCGAACCCGGTTCGTCTGATGCGTCCGCCCGCCGCTCCGTTGTCCGCGATGGCGCTGCTCGGCAGGGAGATCTTCTACGATGCCTCGCTGTCGTCATCCGGTTCGCTGTCATGTGCGTCCTGCCACAGCCCGGACCACGGCTATGGC
Coding sequences within it:
- a CDS encoding phospholipase C codes for the protein MKSRFLTTAAIFAAATTLACSIPVFADDFDRDHDSDHRHPHHIHTETPIKHLVIIFNENRSFDHYFATYPNAANPSGSIPFAPKPHTPKVNNLANANLLVNNPNNNPANGTGATDPFRLDRTQANTRSQNHAYTPEQEAVDNGKEDLFPKFTGRGTAGGAGAFGTNGQVMGYFDGNTTTALWNYAQHFAMSDNAWTDTFGPSTPGALEVVAGQTNGAVNIVGTSTQTVPDGQGGLTLIGDTDPGIDACSSTTSTVLMNGKNIGDLLNDEHISWGSFMGGFDLTLKNANGTTGCARSTFSTVIGAATADYIPHHAWFQYYKSTANPTHARPSSVRAIGHTHDFNGKVDPANHNYDLEDFYAAVKAGNFPAVSYIKTPAYQDGHAGYSDPLDEQVGTVELVNFLQKQPEWRETAVIITYDDSDGWYDHQYVAPKTASYDPTADQVNGPGLCGLGPQTQPAPNGLGGKPVNGRCGPGTRIPFIVVSPYAKTNHVSRTYISQASVVRFVEDNWLHGKRLGAGSFDATSGSIMDLFDFEHDHSHDLRIDALFLDPTTGTVMVSPPDEHHHH